The following are encoded together in the Callithrix jacchus isolate 240 chromosome 19, calJac240_pri, whole genome shotgun sequence genome:
- the FMOD gene encoding fibromodulin, which produces MQWTFLLLLAGFFCLSQAQYDDDPHWWFQYLRSQQSTYYDPYEPYPYEPYDPYPYGVDEGPAYAYGSPSPPDPRDCPQECDCPPNFPTAMYCDNRNLKYLPFVPSRMKYVYFQNNQISSIQEGVFDNATGLLWIALHGNQITSDKVGRKIFSKLKHLERLYLDHNNLTRMPGPLPRSLRELHLDHNQISRVPNNALEGLENLTALYLQHNEIQEVGSSMRGLRSLILLDLSYNHLRRVPDGLPSALEQLYMEHNNVYTVPDSYFRGAPKLLYVRLSHNSLTNNGLASNTFNSSSLLELDLSYNQLQKIPPVSTNLENLYLQGNRINEFSISSFCTVVDVVNFSKLQVLRLDGNEIKRSAMPADAPLCLRLASLIEI; this is translated from the exons ATGCAGTGGACCTTCCTCCTGCTGCTGGCAGGGTTCTTCTGCCTCTCCCAGGCCCAATATGATGACGACCCTCACTGGTGGTTCCAGTACCTCCGCAGCCAGCAGTCCACCTACTACGATCCCTATGAGCCTTACCCGTATGAGCCTTACGATCCTTACCCCTATGGGGTGGATGAAGGGCCAGCCTATGCCTACGGATCTCCATCCCCTCCAGACCCCCGTGACTGCCCCCAGGAGTGCGACTGCCCACCCAACTTTCCCACGGCCATGTACTGTGACAACCGCAACCTCAAGTACCTGCCCTTCGTTCCCTCCCGCATGAAGTACGTGTACTTCCagaacaaccagatctcctccATCCAGGAAGGTGTCTTTGACAATGCCACAGGGCTGCTCTGGATTGCTCTCCATGGCAACCAGATCACCAGTGATAAGGTGGGCAGGAAGATCTTCTCCAAGCTGAAGCACCTGGAGAGGCTGTACCTGGACCACAACAACCTGACCCGGATGCCCGGTCCCCTGCCTCGATCCCTGAGAGAGCTCCATCTGGACCACAACCAGATCTCACGGGTCCCCAACAATGCTCTGGAGGGGCTGGAGAACCTCACGGCCTTGTACCTCCAACACAATGAGATCCAGGAAGTGGGCAGTTCCATGAGGGGCCTCCGGTCACTGATCTTGCTGGACCTGAGTTATAACCACCTTCGGAGGGTGCCCGATGGACTGCCCTCAGCTCTTGAGCAGCTGTACATGGAGCACAACAATGTCTATACCGTCCCCGATAGCTACTTCCGGGGGGCGCCCAAGCTGCTGTATGTGCGGCTGTCGCATAACAGTCTAACCAACAATGGCCTGGCCTCCAACACCTTCAATTCCAGCAGCCTCCTTGAGCTAGACCTCTCCTACAACCAGCTGCAGAAGATTCCCCCTGTCAGCACCAACCTGGAGAACCTCTACCTCCAAGGCAATAGGATCAATG AGTTCTCCATCAGCAGCTTCTGCACCGTGGTGGACGTCGTGAACTTCTCCAAGCTGCAGGTGCTGCGCCTGGACGGGAACGAGATCAAGCGCAGCGCCATGCCTGCCGACGCGCCCCTCTGCCTGCGCCTGGCCAGCCTCATCGAGATCTGA